A stretch of the Aegilops tauschii subsp. strangulata cultivar AL8/78 chromosome 4, Aet v6.0, whole genome shotgun sequence genome encodes the following:
- the LOC109733399 gene encoding uncharacterized protein: MAASLPSLPSPPPSPAATTLASNLLSFPAPRPRLAATHRRAVVAAASSRPPPPPPPPPSPEGGDEEVERAMGMDGGIPGTSGELLRRVSSRAYGMRRHLMESLDSLAYDVLETNPWREQHLKPVYVLARRDNQLWTMKTRRNRSEVERELGMLFSKGGGSGVGTKSKYSGSKFSMVVEDLTEGVLVFEDEDDAVKYCDLLQGGGQGCEGIAELEASSVFNMCRQMKALAVLFRRGRTPPTPQSLERDLRARNRSLED; the protein is encoded by the exons ATGGCAGCATCCCTGCCGTCGCTCCCGTCCCCGCCACCGTCGCCGGCGGCCACCACCCTGGCCAGCAACCTCCTCTCCTTCCCCGCGCCGCGGCCACGCCTCGCCGCCACGCACCGCCGCGCGGTCGTGGCCGCGGCCTCGTCcaggccccctccccctccccctccgccGCCGTCCCCGGAGGGAGGCGACGAGGAGGTGGAGAGGgccatggggatggacggcggcATCCCCGGGACCTCCGGCGAGCTGCTGCGCCGCGTCTCCTCCCGCGCCTACGGCATGCGCCGCCACCTCATGGAGTCGCTCGACTCCCTCGCCTACGACG TGTTGGAGACAAACCCTTGGAGAGAACAACACCTGAAACCAGTCTATGTGCTGGCTAGAAGAGACAATCAACTATGGACAATGAAAACCCGTAGGAACCGCAG CGAAGTCGAAAGGGAGCTTGGAATGCTTTTCTCAAAGGGAGGAGGTTCAGGAGTTGGGACTAAATCAAAGTACTCTGGCTCCAAGTTTAGTATGGTTGTTGAAGATCTCACAGAGGGAGTACTG GTGTTTGAAGACGAGGATGATGCTGTAAAATACTGTGACCTTCTACAGGGCGGTGGTCAAGGATGCGAGGGAATTGCAGAGCTAGAGGCTTCATCA GTTTTCAACATGTGCCGTCAAATGAAAGCTCTTGCTGTCCTTTTCCGGCGTGGAAGGACTCCTCCAACGCCTCAAAGCCTCGAGCGTGACTTGAGGGCGAGAAACCGGTCACTGGAAGACTAG
- the LOC109733400 gene encoding uncharacterized protein, with protein sequence MDWEGRAAFTSAWVLPVDHPLVRRVRPATTEARAAALRDLLVLWSSRGAETPRSRPPQPYAVAEAPFVDMQFRDVLVELHIYIGEGRAEGIGFKLSVPINPNDKSSLRRFP encoded by the exons ATGGATTGGGAGGGGAGGGCCGCCTTCACATCCGCGTGGGTGCTCCCTGTCGATCACCCCCTagtgcgccgggttcggcctgcgaCCACCGAGGCTCGAGCTGCTGCGCTCCGAGATCTCCTGGTGCTTTGGAGCAGCCGCGGGGCAGAGACACCAAGGTCTAGACCTCCACAACCATACGCCGTG GCTGAAGCTCCTTTTGTTGACATGCAATTTCGAGATGTTCTCGTGGAG CTTCATATCTATATTGGTGAAGGCAGGGCAGAAGGCATTGGATTTAAGCTGTCTGTACCAATAAACCCCAATGATAAGTCTTCTTTGAGGAGATTCCCTTGA
- the LOC109733398 gene encoding uncharacterized protein, translated as MTSPSLTACRHAAARPGAGRVTGCGGVRATPLRSRPRNTFAPSVQSSWSPSRAITSCALKPPPSYGGKAAKEKKVNPSDLFTFSYRFNTDIPMGETPGASIDEYLMNRPRIVGAVFPDKRKRTKLNDEEWSVQLVPIQFLFLSACPVIAVRFVSRSGGEGYPPHVPVHATSLLLMEVTDYKLKGLQRDAMPSHLALTVRGSLYPQPEGRRSLRGHVEMSVGFNLPPVLALVPEPIIRGVGDTVLRQLAEQMKHDFDTGLAADFKKYRTEKLTEGRTRKH; from the exons ATGACATCGCCGAGCCTAACGGCGTGCCGGCATGCTGCAGCTCGTCCGGGTGCGGGCAGGGTCACCGGCTGCGgcggcgtcagggcgacaccgcTCCGATCAAGACCACGAAATACTTTTGCTCCGAGTGTCCAGTCGTCGTGGTCGCCGTCGAGAGCGATCACCAGTTGCGCTCTGAAGCCCCCGCCTTCGTACGGCGGCAAGGCGGCGAAGGAGAAGAAGGTCAACCCCAGCGACCTCTTCACCTTCTCCTACAGGTTCAACACCGACATCCCCATGGGTGAAACTCCCGGG GCATCCATCGACGAGTACCTCATGAACAGGCCGAGGATCGTCGGGGCCGTGTTCCCCGACAAGCGGAAGCGAACCAAACTCAACGAC gaggagtggagcgtgcaGCTGGTGCCGATCCAGTTCCTGTTCCTGTCGGCGTGCCCGGTGATCGCCGTCCGCTTCGTGAGCAGGTCCGGCGGGGAGGGGTACCCGCCCCACGTCCCCGTGCACGCCACCAGCCTCCTCCTCATGGAAGTG ACGGACTACAAGCTGAAGGGGCTGCAGAGGGACGCGATGCCGTCGCACCTGGCGCTGACGGTGCGGGGCTCGCTGTACCCGCAGCCGGAGGGGCGGCGGAGCCTGAGGGGCCACGTGGAGATGAGCGTGGGGTTCAACCTGCCGCCGGTGCTGGCGCTGGTGCCGGAGCCCATCATCCGGGGCGTCGGCGACACCGTGCTCCGGCAGCTGGCGGAGCAGATGAAGCACGACTTCGACACCGGCCTCGCCGCCGACTTCAAGAAGTACCGCACCGAGAAGCTCACCGAGGGGAGGACCCGCAAACACTGA